The DNA region GGACAGTGCGACGCCCTTGCCCTCCGAGCACCAGGTGTCGCTGCCGCCCCAGTTGGAGCTGGTCGACCGGATCGTGTAGCCGTCGCCCTTCCGCTCGAAGACCACGGCGGTGCCGTTGCTGTTCTCGTCGTTGGTCAGCAGCGCCCAGTCGCGGTTCAGGTTCACCTCGAAGGTCGCCCCGCGGTTCCCGTGGTTCGTGGCCACCAGGTGGTAGGAGCGCCCGGTTTCGATGGCCTCCTCCTCGGGGGCGACGGGGGTCGCGCGGGCGGCGGGGGCGAGCACCCCCGCCGTCGCGGTCACGGCGAGGGCGGTGGCCCAGCCCCTGCGGCGGGAGCGGCGGCGGGCGGCCGGAGCGGGGGTCTGCATGGTCCGTCTCCAAAAGGTCGTGTACGGCGCGATGTGATGCCGAGGAGAAGGGTCGCAGCAGACGGCGCCCCCGGAGGGCAGCCCCGGCAGCCGGTTCACCCGATGGGAGGAACCGCCCCGGCGAGGGCCTTGCCGTACATCGAGGAGGTGCGGCGGACCGTCATCCCCAGCCGCTCGTACAGCGACAGCGCGCCCGTCTCCGAGTGCGTCCACAGGGTGCAGAGCTCCCGCCCGTGCCGGTGGAACGCGCCGAACACCTCGCCGAGCAGCAGCCGGGCGATCCCCCGGTTCCGGTGGTCGCGGCGGACGGCCAGCCGCTCCACGAAGCCCTCGCCGCTGCCCGGCACGTCCAGCGACAGCACCACGCCCACCATCTCCCCGCCCGCGAGGGCCACCCGGGAGAGCGCGGGCGCGAACGAGTCCCGCCCGACCGTCCGCAGGGCCCACTCCTCGTAGGAGCTGCGCCGCACCTGCCACTCGTCGAAGGCGTCCTCGGCCACCCGGTAGGCCGCCCGCTCGTCACCGGGGCGGAACGGCCGCACGGAGACCCCGTCCGGCGGCGCGGCCGCCACCGGACCGGCGGGCAGCCCGATCCCCAGCTGCCACTGGTGGACGAACGGCCGGTACCCGCGCGAGCGCAGCAGTGCGACGGCGGCCCGGTCGCCGTCCTCCACGGCCTGGGCGAGCCGCTCCCCGCCCGCCCGCCGGGCCCGCTCCTCCGTCCAGTCGAGCAGCCACCCGCCCAGCCCGGCGCCCCGGTGCCCGGGGTGGACGTCGACCCGGCTCCGCCGCCCGCCGCGCACCCACGCCCAGCCGGCCACCTCGCCGCGGCCGTCCCGCACGAGCAGGGTGTCCCGGGCGGTGTCGAGTCCGGGCTGCGCGAGGTCGGCGGCCACGTCGTCCGGTGCGCTCTCGGTGCGGCCGAGCAGGTCGCGCTCACAGGCGGCGACGAGCCGGTGGACGGCCGGGGCGTCGGCGGGAGCGGCCGGACCGGTCCGGTAGCGGCCGGGGAGCGGCGGGAGTTCGGCGAGATCGGTCATGCGTCCTGACTCTGCGCCACCCGTGCCGCCCTGTCGACCGGATTCGGCACACCGCCCGTCGATCCGGCGCCCGGAGCGGACCTCCCGCGCAGGAAGTCGGCCCGGCCGACTTCCTGCGCGCACGCCGGCCGTGCGGCCCGGTGCGTGCGGCCCGGGCGGCCGTGCGCGGACCGTCAGCCGCTCGTGCGCGGCCCCCGGCAGAGTCTTCCCCGTCAGCAGGAGACAGCAGCACCCGACGAAGAACGAGGAACCAGCCGTGACCAGCACCCAGCAGACCGCCGCCACCGCCACCGCCACCGCCGCCACCACCACCTTCTCCACCGAGGTCCGGCTCGCCGCCCGCCCGGTCGGGGAGCCCACCGCCGACACCTTCGAGCTGGTCCGCACCGCCGTCCCCGAGCCCGCCGAGGGCGAGATCGTCGTCCGCAACACCTGGATGTCGGTGGACCCGTACATGCGCGGCCGGATGGACGACGCCCCCTCCTACATCCCGCCGTTCCAGCTCGGTGCGGCCCTGGACGGCAGCGCGGTCGGCGTGGTGGTCGCCTCCCGCTCCGCGGCCGTGCCGGTCGGCGCGACCGTCTCGCACTTCCTCGGCTGGCGCGAGTACGCGGTGCTGGACGCCGCCGCGGCGACCGTCGTCGACACCGGCCTCGCCCCCGCGCCGGCCTACCTCGGCGCGCTGGGCACCACCGGCCTCACCGCCTACGCGGCGCTCACCCGGACCGCCCCGGTCCGGGAGGGCGACGTCGTCCTCATCTCCGCCGCCGCCGGGGCCGTGGGAAGCGTCGCGGGCCGGCTGGCCCGCAAGCTCGGCGCCTCGAAGGTGATCGGTTCGGCCGGCGGCCCGGAGAAGGCGAGGAGGCTGGTGACCGACTTCGGCTACGACGCCGCCATCGACTACCGGGCCGGTTCGCTGGAGGAGCAGCTCGCCGAGGCCGCCCCCGAGGGCATCGACGTCTACCTCGACAGCGTCGGCGGCGACCACCTGCGGGCCGCGATCGCCGCGATGCGCACCGGCGGCCGGATCGCCCTGGTCGGCGCGATCAGCACCTACAACGCGACCAGCCCCGCGCCCGGCCCCGACAACCTCTTCCAGGCGGCCGCCAAGGAGCTGAACCTGCGCGGAATGCTGGTCAGCAGCCACTTCGACCTCTTCCCCGAGTGGATCGGCAAGGCCGCCGGCTGGCTCGCCGACGGCAGCCTCCGCACCGAGCAGACCGTCGTCGACGGCATCGACCGGGCCCCGGACGCCTTCCTCGGCGTCCTGCGCGGCGCCAACACCGGCAAGATGCTCGTCCGCCTGGAGGGATGATCACCGCCCGGCGGGGCGTTGCCCCGGAGGGCCCCGTTCGGCGGCGGACCGTCAGGGGCCCTCCGGGGCAACGGAACCGAGGCTCGGCGAACCACAGCACGGCAACCACGAACCGACCCACCACGACCCGACCCACCGCGAACCGACGCACCACGAACCGAGGGACCACCGGACATGAGCGACAACCGCGACCACCGCACCATCACCAACCCCGCCGGTCTGCACGACCCGACCCCGTTCGGCTACAGCCACGCCGCCTCCGCACCCGGCGAGCCGGTCTACATCGGCGGCCAGTACGCCTCCGACGAGACCGGCCAGGTCGTGGACGGCGACTTCGCCGCCCAGGTCGAGCGGTCCTTCGACAACCTGCGCACCGCGCTCGCCGGCGTCGGCCTCGGCTTCGAGCACGTCGTCCGGCTCGGCTCGTACATCGTCGACCACGACCTGGAGAAGCTGGGCGTCCTCGGCAAGGCCCTGCACGCCGCCTGGGGCGACCGGCTGCCCGCCCAGACGCTCAGCGGCGTGGCGGCGCTGGCGCTGCCCGGGATGCTCTTCGAGATAGACGCGGTCGCGGTCCGCCCGGCCCCCGGCGGCCCGGCCGAAGCACCGGACGACAGCAGCCGCTGACGCCCGCGCCGCCCTGCGCCCGGACGCCCGGCACCCGGACGCCCTGCGCCCCGCACCCGACGCCCCCACCGCCCTCCCGGGGCCGGCCGCCGTGCCGGCCCGCTCACTGAAAGGCTCGCCATGAAGGCCCTCGTCCACGACCCGAACGCGCCCCGGCAGCTGAGCTTCGCCGAGGTGCCCGATCCGGAGCCCACCGCCGGACAGGCGCTGATCGAGGTCGCGGCGGTCTCCTTCAACTTCGGTGAGATCGTCTACCGTTCGCCCGACACCCCGTACGGCCGGGTGCCCGGCTGGGACGCCGCGGGCACCGTGCTCCGGCCCGCCGCCGACGGCTCGGGCCCGCCCGCCGGCACCCGGGTGGTCGGCTTCGGCTGGGGCGGTGCGTGGGCGCGGCTGCGGGCGGTGGACACCGCCGAACTGGCGGTGGTGCCCGACGGCGTCGACCTCGGGACGGCGAGCGCCCTCCCGGTGGCCGGGGTCACGGCGCTCCAGGCGGTCCGCCGCCTGGGCCCGGTCCTCGGCCGCCGGGTGCTCGTCACCGGCGCCTCCGGCGGGGTGGGGCGCTTCGCCGTCCGCCTCCTCGCCCTGGCGGGCGCGCACGTCGTCGCCTCGGTCGGCGGCCCGGCCCGCGCGGAGGGCCTGCGCGAACTCGGCGCGGCCGAGATCGTGCACGGACCGGAGGAGCTGACCGCACGGGTGCACGGGGTGCTCGACAACGTCGGCGGCGGCCAGCTGGCCGAGGCGTTCTACCGCCTGGAGCCCGGCGGCGTCGTCCAGGCCATCGGGAAGGCGTCCGGCGAGCCGACCGTCATCGACTTCGAGCGGGCCCGCGTCGAGAGCCCGAACGGGCGGCTGGAGAACTTCAACGTCAGCACCCCCGTCGGCGGAGACCTCGGCTACCTGCTCCACCTGGTGGAGACGGGCCGGCTGGCGCCGGAGATCGGCTGGCGCGGCCCGTGGGACCTGGCGCACGAGGCGGCGGACGCGCTCGTCGGGCGCAAGGTCCTCGGCAAGGCCGTCCTGGACCTCGACCCGGACCGGTAGGGCGGGCGCGGTCCCGTCGGGAGGCGCGCTCCCGTTCGAGCGCACCTCCGACGGCTATGGTGACGGTCTGCACGGGGCCGGTCACTCCTGGTCGCCATGGCGGGTTCGGACGATCCCGCGCGCGACGGCCGCGCCCCCGTGCCTTCCAGTAGCAGCGTGGGCGGGTGGGCGGCCCGGTGGGCCGCCCACCCGGCCCCGACACCTGAGGAGGAGCACGTGGCGAAGGCGAAGTTCGAGCGGACGAAGCCGCACGTCAACATCGGCACGATCGGCCATGTCGACCACGGGAAGACGACGCTGACGGCGGCGATCACCAAGGTCCTGCACGACGCCCACCCGGACATCAACCCCTTCACGCCGTTCGACGAGATCGACAAGGCGCCGGAGGAGCGGCAGCGCGGCATCACCATCTCGATCGCGCACGTCGAGTACCAGACCGAGGCGCGTCACTACGCCCACGTCGACTGTCCCGGCCACGCGGACTACATCAAGAACATGATCACCGGCGCGGCCCAGATGGACGGCGCGATCCTCGTCGTCGCCGCCACCGACGGCCCGATGCCGCAGACCAAGGAACACGTCCTGCTCGCCCGCCAGTCCGGGGTGCCCAGCATCGTGGTCGCCCTGAACAAGGCCGACATGGTGGACGACGAGGAGATCCTGGAGCTCGTCGAACTGGAGGTCCGCGAACTCCTCAACGAGTACGAGTTCGACGGCGACAACACCCCGGTGGTGCAGGTCTCCGCCCTCAAGGCCCTGGAGGGCGACAAGGAGTGGGGCGAGAAGCTGCTGGGCCTGATGAAGGCCGTCGACGAGAACATCCCGCAGCCCATCCGGGACGTCGACCACCCGTTCCTGATGCCGATCGAGGACGTCTTCACCATCACCGGCCGCGGCACCGTGGTGACCGGCCGGATCGAGCGCGGCGTGCTGAAGGTCAACGAGACCGTCGACATCATCGGCATCAAGACGGAGAAGACCACCACCACGGTCACCGGCATCGAGATGTTCCGCAAACTGCTCGACGAGGGCCAGGCCGGCGAGAACGTCGGCCTGCTGCTGCGCGGCATCAAGCGCGAGGACGTCGAGCGCGGCCAGTGCATCATCAAGCCCGGATCGGTCACCCCGCACACCGAGTTCGAGGCGACGGCCTACATCCTGTCCAAGGACGAGGGCGGCC from Kitasatospora sp. NBC_00458 includes:
- a CDS encoding zinc-binding dehydrogenase, with the translated sequence MKALVHDPNAPRQLSFAEVPDPEPTAGQALIEVAAVSFNFGEIVYRSPDTPYGRVPGWDAAGTVLRPAADGSGPPAGTRVVGFGWGGAWARLRAVDTAELAVVPDGVDLGTASALPVAGVTALQAVRRLGPVLGRRVLVTGASGGVGRFAVRLLALAGAHVVASVGGPARAEGLRELGAAEIVHGPEELTARVHGVLDNVGGGQLAEAFYRLEPGGVVQAIGKASGEPTVIDFERARVESPNGRLENFNVSTPVGGDLGYLLHLVETGRLAPEIGWRGPWDLAHEAADALVGRKVLGKAVLDLDPDR
- a CDS encoding RidA family protein; translated protein: MSDNRDHRTITNPAGLHDPTPFGYSHAASAPGEPVYIGGQYASDETGQVVDGDFAAQVERSFDNLRTALAGVGLGFEHVVRLGSYIVDHDLEKLGVLGKALHAAWGDRLPAQTLSGVAALALPGMLFEIDAVAVRPAPGGPAEAPDDSSR
- a CDS encoding GNAT family N-acetyltransferase, yielding MTDLAELPPLPGRYRTGPAAPADAPAVHRLVAACERDLLGRTESAPDDVAADLAQPGLDTARDTLLVRDGRGEVAGWAWVRGGRRSRVDVHPGHRGAGLGGWLLDWTEERARRAGGERLAQAVEDGDRAAVALLRSRGYRPFVHQWQLGIGLPAGPVAAAPPDGVSVRPFRPGDERAAYRVAEDAFDEWQVRRSSYEEWALRTVGRDSFAPALSRVALAGGEMVGVVLSLDVPGSGEGFVERLAVRRDHRNRGIARLLLGEVFGAFHRHGRELCTLWTHSETGALSLYERLGMTVRRTSSMYGKALAGAVPPIG
- a CDS encoding NADP-dependent oxidoreductase; the encoded protein is MTSTQQTAATATATAATTTFSTEVRLAARPVGEPTADTFELVRTAVPEPAEGEIVVRNTWMSVDPYMRGRMDDAPSYIPPFQLGAALDGSAVGVVVASRSAAVPVGATVSHFLGWREYAVLDAAAATVVDTGLAPAPAYLGALGTTGLTAYAALTRTAPVREGDVVLISAAAGAVGSVAGRLARKLGASKVIGSAGGPEKARRLVTDFGYDAAIDYRAGSLEEQLAEAAPEGIDVYLDSVGGDHLRAAIAAMRTGGRIALVGAISTYNATSPAPGPDNLFQAAAKELNLRGMLVSSHFDLFPEWIGKAAGWLADGSLRTEQTVVDGIDRAPDAFLGVLRGANTGKMLVRLEG
- the tuf gene encoding elongation factor Tu — protein: MAKAKFERTKPHVNIGTIGHVDHGKTTLTAAITKVLHDAHPDINPFTPFDEIDKAPEERQRGITISIAHVEYQTEARHYAHVDCPGHADYIKNMITGAAQMDGAILVVAATDGPMPQTKEHVLLARQSGVPSIVVALNKADMVDDEEILELVELEVRELLNEYEFDGDNTPVVQVSALKALEGDKEWGEKLLGLMKAVDENIPQPIRDVDHPFLMPIEDVFTITGRGTVVTGRIERGVLKVNETVDIIGIKTEKTTTTVTGIEMFRKLLDEGQAGENVGLLLRGIKREDVERGQCIIKPGSVTPHTEFEATAYILSKDEGGRHTPFFNNYRPQFYFRTTDVTGVVTLKEGTELVMPGDNVEMTVTLIQPVAMEEGLRFTIREGGRTVGAGQVTKITK